The nucleotide window CGCCGCGCTGGTCCCGCCGCCTCAGACCCAGCTCGCCCTGAGATCGGGCGCGGTTTCGGGAGCGCAGCACTACAATCAAATCACGGGTCAGGGAGCCGCGGATTCACGCGCCTTGGCCGCGACAAAATTCCGTTCGCTCGATCCGAGGCACCCGAAGCAGCGAGGGGAGTTGAGGACGGACACCGGTATTTTTTATACGCCGCGCAAGCTGCCCGGCGCCGCGCTGATTGATTTCCGGGACCTGCTGACGTTTACGCCCGATGAAATCCGCGAAGCCGCGGTGACGATCAGCCAGAGAAGCGAAGTGCGCTTTGTGATTCACGACGCCGCGGCCGGCCATGAGCGCTTTCTTTATTTCCGGGAAGTTTTCAAAGGATTCTCCAACGTGACGTTCACGGCTTCTTCGGGCGCCGAAGTTTTCCGTTCGATGGGCGCGGCGCTGCGCGGGCGGGGGATTGTCGCGCTGGTGCGGCCGGACCGCGATCTCGGCGTTTACGGCGCCGCGGCCCTGCGGGAAGTCCGGTTTTTTGCCATGATGGAAGACCGGCCGGGCACGATTGCGGTCGCCTTGTCTTATGATCCCAATCAAATCATTTTTCAAAATGGCGTTTCACGCCGGGGCAGACTCTATGTCGTGAACCCTTTTCTTGCAGGGCTGGCCCGCGAGTACAACAACGAGTTTGCTTTCGCGTCCGCCGCGTAATCCCGCGGCGGCCTAAAAGCTCGCGGCCTCGGGCTGGAATTTGGGGAAGGCGAGGGTCTGGGTGCCGGGCGGGACGAGGATTTTCCAATTCGCGGAGATGGGTTTTTCGATCAGGTCCATCTTGATGAAAAGAATCTCGGTCTGGGTGCCGTCCTTCTCGCTGCGCATCACGATGCGGCGCGGGAAACGGACTGGATCCTTGGTGATGTAGCCTTTGCCGCTTACCTTTTTATAATCCTCGCGTTTGACCGCCAGCGTGGGATTGCCGTCCGCGTCGAAATAATCCTCCAACAGAACGTCTCCTTTTTCATTGGCCGTGACCCGCCTGCCCCAGTAGGTTTCGCCTTTGCGCGTTTCCGCGACCACGAAAGTCGTGAGCAGTTTGTCCCGCGATTCGAGGCGCACGCTGCCAAACGGGATGATCATGGGTTTCAGCGCGCGGTAAAGATCATACGGCTTGATGTGGCTGTCCACGTCGTCGGAAAATTCGAGGTCGAAGATGTTGCCCTGGTAGAGCGTCTTCTGCATGGGCATGAAGAGCTCGAAGTCGAGGTCGCTGGTCTTGAAAACGAAAAGCGTGTTCTTGTTCGAGTTGTAGCATTGCAGCAGGATTTTTTCTTCGAGCCGGAGATAGGTGAGCGTGCCCTGGCAGGTCGCGGTCTGGCCGTGGTTCGTGGTGAAGTTCAGCTTCACGCTGGCTTTGTAGCCCAGCCAGTTGTAGCGCTGCATCTCGATGCGGTTGACGAGCGCGTAGATATTTTCGGGAGCCGGGGAGCGCTGGGCCCAGACGCAGGGCGATCCGCCGAGGGTGACCGTCAGACCGAGAGCCAAAAAGAAGAGCGGCCTTGCCTTGCGCTTCATGACACGGGAGGAATGGTCTTGGGTTTGTTCAGGGCTTTTTCGGTGTGAAGGATGCGCTGGAGCGCCGTGACGTGCGATCCGATGAAGAGCACCCACAGGCACAGCGGCAAAAGAAAGGTGAGGACAGCGCCGGTGCCGAGCACGATCATGCGCACGGGGCGGTCGAAAATGCCCACGCCGCAATTTTCGATGAAGTTCTCGGCGCGCGCTTTCGCGTAGCTGACCGCGTACGCGCCGCACAAGATGCCGAGCATCAGGAGAAAATAACCCCAATGGGCCTGCCTTGCGAAGTGGACGGCGAGGCCGCCGAAAATAAAAAAATCCGAATAGCGGTCGGTCATGGAATCCAGGAAAGCCCCGAACTTGGTCACCTGCTTGGTCTCGCGGGCCAGCGCGCCGTCCAGCATGTCGCCGAAGCCGGCGATGGTCATGACGAGCGTTCCGAAGAACAGGTGGCCCTGGGCGAAAATAAGGCCGGAGACGAGCGTGAGGACCATGCCGCCAATTGTAAGTTGATTGGGCGTAAAGCCTTTCTCGTGCAGAAAGATCGCGGCGATCTTGAGGTAACCCTGGATTTTGGGGTAAACGAGGTCACGAAGCATGGATGAATTATCGGTAAAATCGGCGGTTCATTGAGGATAAAAAATCTTTTGGACCTAGAGCCGAAGTGCTATCATGGCAGTCTTTTCGGCCTCCCCCAGGCCACAAAGGAGAGACTATGGGAGTCACACTCGAAGATTTCAAGAAGCTGGAGTTCAGGATCGCGGAGATCGAGACCGTGGAGCCTCATCCGAATGCGGATCGGCTGTACGTCCTCGGCATCAAGGTGGGCGACGTAAAGAAGACCATCGTGGCCGGCATCCGCGCCTATTACGGGCCGGACGAGCTGAAAGGGAAGAAGGTCGTGGTGGTCAACAATCTCGAGCCCGCGGTGCTGCGCGGCGTCGAATCCCAGGGCATGCTCCTTGCCGCGTCCGAAGACGGCGCGAACCTCACGCTCGTGACCCCCGAGCGCACGATTTCCGACGGCGCGGTCGTCCGCTGATTATGCGTTGGGAAGAAAGTAGCCGGTGAGGTTTTTCCAGGCGAAGAAGTGGATGAAGACCAGAAAGCCCATGAGCGTGACGAGCGTCAGCGTCCGGGCAATGCCGCTCTCGTTCCAGAGCTGCTTGATCTGAAAGCCGATCAGCGTGTAGTAAACGACGCAGAGCGGCAGCAGGAATCCGAAATCGTTCACCTGCGCGGAATCCGGCAGCGCGGAAACGTGAACGCTGATGGCCGATTTCAGAATGTGGGCGAGATAAATGATCGGCCCGATCAAGGCGAGCGAGACGCCTCCCGCGGCCTGCATCCAGTAAGCGACGAAGACCAGGATGCCGAGGATCGCGAAGTAACGGACCAGATGCTGGATGTGCCGGAAGAAAAAGGACATTTTTTTAACCCGTTTGCTGAGTCGCAGTTAGAACCCCTATGCTAGTGGGGGCGCTACGGCTTGTCAAAGAAAAACTCTTGTGCTACTATCGGCCCCATGCCTGAAACGACCTCCATGGACGCAAAAACCAAAACCCTTGCCGACTTCCGCCCCTTCCGCGCGTGGCGCTACGACACGCAGAAAGTGCGCCCGAGCGAAGTAATCGCGCCGCCTTACGACGTGATCTCGCCCGAGGTCCAGCAGCGGCTCTACGCCAAGTCTCCTTATAATTGTATCCGTCTCATCCTGAACCAGATCCAGGACTCGGACACGGAAACCAACAGCCGCTACACCCGCGCCCGCGATTTTTTCCAGAAGTGGCGCGAAGAAGGGACGCTGGTTCAAGACAGCAAGCCGCGCTTTGACCTTTACCAGCAGCAGTTCAAGGACCCGCGCAGCGGCCGGAGCCTGACCCGCTACGCCATTCTCGGCGCGCTGAAGCTCGAGCCTTTCGAAAATCATATCGTGATCCCGCACGAAAAAACCCTCGCGAAAGCGCGCGCGGACCAGAAATTCCTGATCCAGGCCGCGCAGGCGAATTTTTCCCCGATCTTCGGGCTTTATGAAGACGCGGACGGCCAGGTCGCGGGGCTTCTCCCGAAAATCGCGGCGCAGAAGCCGTATTTCGAGGCCGTGGATGAGGATGCCGTCCAGCACAAGCTGTGGTCCATCGACGACAGCGCGACCTGCGAGAAAATCCACAAGGCCATGGCCGCGCAGCGCGTCTACATCGCGGACGGCCATCACCGCTACACGATTTCGCTCGAGCACGCGCAGGAGCAGCGCAAGAAGCTGGGCAATCCCGCGAAGCTTCTGGCCTCGGATTTCGTTTATACCGCGCTTGTCAGCTTCGAAGATTCGGGGCTTGTTCTTTTTCCCACGCACCGCCTGATCACAGGCGTCAAAAATTTCGACGCGGCCAAAACCGTGGACGCGCTCAAGGAATTTTTCACGGTCGAAAAAATGGAGCCGGAAAAAGTCATGCCGAAGATGGAAGCCGCGCCGCAGGACGCTTCGGTTCTCGGCTTCGTGACGGACGCGAACACCGGTTACTTCCTTACGCTCAAGGACGAGAAGAAGGCGCGCGCGAAGATGCCGGCCGGAAAACCGGACGTGTGGTACAGGCTCGACGTGAACATCTGCGCGTACCTCATCCTGAAAGGCATTCTCGGCATCGACGAGGCCGGATGGGAAACGCAGCTCAAGTTCACGCATTCGGACCCGGAGTCGCTTGCCGAAGTGCGCGACAAGAAAGTCCAGGCCGCCTTTCTTTTGAAGCCTCCCCAGGTCCGCGTCCTGGGCGAGATGGGGAAAGTGCGCGAGCTCATGCCCCAGAAGTCCACCTACTTTTATCCGAAACTGGCCAGCGGCCTGCTTTTTTTCCAGCACGACGAAAAGGCGATCTGACCCCGCTCCTTTAAGGAGGATGCATGGACGTCAATTTTCCCGACCATAATAAGCTGCCCCCTTTCCGCTGGAGCCCGTGGATGCTTCCTTTCTTCGCCATGATGCTCGTCTTCACGGCCGCGGGCACGCTGTTTTACGAGGTCGGTCCGGACGAAGTTTCTGTCGTCCAGCGCTTCGGCAAATACGTGAGGACGGAGCCTCCCGGCCTGCGCATGAAGCTTCCCTTCGGCGTCGAGACCGCCAAAAAAGTGAAAGTCACGCACGTGTTCAAGGAAGAGTTCGGGTTCCGCACCATGCGCGCGGGCGTGCGCACGGTCTATGAAGGCCGCGACGAATACCCCGCCCAGGGCCAGATGCGCATGACGCGGCAGATGCGCGGGCCGGACCCGTTTCTCGAAGAGTCGCTCATGCTCACCGGCGACCTGAACGTGGCGGTCGTGGAATGGATCGTGCAGTACACGATCAAAGACCCGGTCAAATATTTGTTCCGCGTGCGCGAGCCGCGCGAGACGATCCGCAACATGTCCGAAGCCGTGATGCGCCTTGTCGTGGGCGACCACACCGTGAACCAGGTGCTGACCGCCGGGCGCGTGACCATCCAGGGCGAAGCGGAAAAAATGCTGCAGGACCTCTTGGACAGTTACGGCGCGGGCATTGCCGTGGAAAACGTGATCCTCCAGGACGTGACGCCGCCGAACGAA belongs to Verrucomicrobiia bacterium and includes:
- a CDS encoding CDP-alcohol phosphatidyltransferase family protein → MLRDLVYPKIQGYLKIAAIFLHEKGFTPNQLTIGGMVLTLVSGLIFAQGHLFFGTLVMTIAGFGDMLDGALARETKQVTKFGAFLDSMTDRYSDFFIFGGLAVHFARQAHWGYFLLMLGILCGAYAVSYAKARAENFIENCGVGIFDRPVRMIVLGTGAVLTFLLPLCLWVLFIGSHVTALQRILHTEKALNKPKTIPPVS
- a CDS encoding DUF1015 domain-containing protein, with protein sequence MDAKTKTLADFRPFRAWRYDTQKVRPSEVIAPPYDVISPEVQQRLYAKSPYNCIRLILNQIQDSDTETNSRYTRARDFFQKWREEGTLVQDSKPRFDLYQQQFKDPRSGRSLTRYAILGALKLEPFENHIVIPHEKTLAKARADQKFLIQAAQANFSPIFGLYEDADGQVAGLLPKIAAQKPYFEAVDEDAVQHKLWSIDDSATCEKIHKAMAAQRVYIADGHHRYTISLEHAQEQRKKLGNPAKLLASDFVYTALVSFEDSGLVLFPTHRLITGVKNFDAAKTVDALKEFFTVEKMEPEKVMPKMEAAPQDASVLGFVTDANTGYFLTLKDEKKARAKMPAGKPDVWYRLDVNICAYLILKGILGIDEAGWETQLKFTHSDPESLAEVRDKKVQAAFLLKPPQVRVLGEMGKVRELMPQKSTYFYPKLASGLLFFQHDEKAI
- the hflK gene encoding FtsH protease activity modulator HflK — its product is MDVNFPDHNKLPPFRWSPWMLPFFAMMLVFTAAGTLFYEVGPDEVSVVQRFGKYVRTEPPGLRMKLPFGVETAKKVKVTHVFKEEFGFRTMRAGVRTVYEGRDEYPAQGQMRMTRQMRGPDPFLEESLMLTGDLNVAVVEWIVQYTIKDPVKYLFRVREPRETIRNMSEAVMRLVVGDHTVNQVLTAGRVTIQGEAEKMLQDLLDSYGAGIAVENVILQDVTPPNEVKPSFNLVNEARQEKEKLINNAWEEYNRVIPKAKGQSEQVQREAEGYAVERVNKAQGDADRFLLQWEAYKGAPDVTKRRLYLEMVQDVLPQMQDKLIMDDQEKGVLPLLNLNPGRKEGNEQ